One Novipirellula caenicola DNA segment encodes these proteins:
- a CDS encoding BatA domain-containing protein — MMFLNGLLAFGALAFTIPLAIHLLYRSKFKTIQWGAMHLLEPVVRINRRRIQWMHLLLLLLRCLLPVLLAFCLSLPLLTGCRALPGDSPQTVVMIIDDSLSMAARDDSGVSNVDRVKNQLGDYLAKMSRRDEIIWMPASQIQSVASTVGQATMGRDDARDRLRRLTASAGPFDLAKLVRAGIAAADNGSHLERQVLIVSDFQSCNVNDASLEGLKTLMQASPSDLERPAIHFLNVGGMLNDQSNLSVDSIETMSPALVPDRRTSFTARIRNASDKAVNDARVIWSIDGVNAESGTVSVAARSTSTIKHTAAFSTSGIHETAVTVEHPDALLEDNRRSVAVEVIREIDVLLVDGQPGKEPLEGETDFLAIALSPFAFAQQDQVDAVRASVISASELLKRISEQPPNILVLANVASLSDEQQIKIADFVYHGGSLILFDGANLTDAAYTKSWTRGEGQMPLPAELDAIIGNTDKDGETPIRIGNLNSQYTPWSRLAPGDQRPLSGVDVFAYRKLIPRTKSNSDDEDGESGRSPDSDSIVLASMSNGDPLVVSAQRGRGRVVQFAIPADDSWTSLPLRRVYVPMMQQLALDLIGSGRATTVTTGEPMIVTLDEFEQEDVETDESDSTDPKNSPFQSKGKQSKSQLADNSDAEPPIFTVQPPQSSEITIPLPTESTADDVTELVWTQTRQAGVYRFRQIRPQADGQRVVTSTVRVAEVPAEESQLRDTEPERIAAAAEMIGATVHSELDSIVTAEQNRRYGREIWRWFLVALLLAMILEMVVQQQIVHKNHGSIA; from the coding sequence ATGATGTTTCTAAATGGGCTGCTCGCGTTTGGCGCCCTTGCCTTTACGATTCCGCTGGCCATCCACTTGCTGTACCGAAGCAAGTTCAAAACGATCCAGTGGGGAGCGATGCATCTGCTCGAACCGGTCGTCCGCATCAATCGGCGAAGGATCCAGTGGATGCATTTGTTGCTGTTGTTGTTGCGTTGCTTGCTTCCCGTACTGTTGGCGTTTTGTTTGTCACTGCCGCTGTTGACCGGTTGCCGAGCCTTGCCGGGTGATTCGCCACAAACCGTCGTGATGATCATCGACGATTCGCTCAGCATGGCGGCCCGCGACGATTCGGGAGTGTCCAACGTCGATCGCGTCAAAAACCAACTTGGCGATTACTTGGCCAAAATGTCCCGGCGAGACGAGATCATTTGGATGCCAGCCAGCCAAATTCAGTCCGTTGCGTCCACGGTCGGGCAAGCCACCATGGGGCGCGACGATGCACGCGACCGGCTCCGCAGACTGACCGCTTCGGCGGGCCCCTTCGATCTTGCCAAGCTGGTTCGCGCCGGCATCGCCGCAGCCGACAATGGATCACATCTCGAACGTCAAGTGTTGATCGTTTCCGATTTCCAGAGCTGCAACGTCAATGACGCGTCGCTCGAGGGGTTGAAGACACTGATGCAGGCATCGCCAAGCGATTTGGAACGCCCGGCGATCCATTTCTTGAATGTCGGAGGCATGTTGAACGACCAATCGAATCTGTCCGTCGATTCGATCGAGACGATGTCGCCTGCGTTGGTCCCCGATCGTCGCACGTCGTTTACGGCGCGAATCCGCAACGCCAGCGATAAAGCCGTCAACGATGCGCGAGTCATTTGGTCGATCGATGGCGTCAATGCCGAATCGGGCACGGTGTCGGTTGCGGCGCGGTCCACATCCACGATTAAACACACCGCCGCGTTTTCGACATCCGGTATCCACGAAACCGCCGTGACGGTCGAGCATCCCGACGCGCTGCTCGAAGACAACCGGCGAAGTGTCGCGGTCGAGGTGATTCGCGAGATCGATGTGTTGTTGGTCGACGGACAACCGGGAAAAGAACCTCTCGAAGGCGAGACCGACTTTCTGGCCATCGCACTAAGCCCGTTCGCCTTTGCCCAACAAGATCAAGTCGACGCGGTACGTGCCTCGGTGATTTCCGCATCCGAATTGTTAAAACGGATCAGCGAACAACCACCCAACATCTTGGTGTTGGCCAATGTCGCCTCGCTCAGTGACGAGCAACAAATTAAAATTGCCGACTTTGTTTACCACGGCGGCTCGTTGATTTTGTTCGATGGTGCGAACCTTACCGATGCTGCGTATACCAAATCGTGGACTCGCGGCGAGGGTCAGATGCCGCTTCCTGCTGAATTGGACGCAATTATCGGAAACACCGACAAGGACGGTGAAACACCGATTCGAATTGGCAACCTGAACTCGCAATACACCCCATGGTCGCGACTCGCCCCCGGCGACCAACGCCCCCTCTCGGGCGTGGACGTATTCGCCTATCGCAAATTAATTCCTCGCACGAAATCCAATAGCGACGACGAGGATGGCGAATCGGGGCGTTCGCCTGATTCCGACTCGATCGTGTTGGCTTCGATGTCGAACGGCGATCCGCTTGTCGTCTCGGCCCAGCGCGGCCGTGGACGTGTGGTCCAATTCGCGATTCCCGCGGACGATTCGTGGACGTCGCTTCCGCTGCGACGCGTCTACGTGCCGATGATGCAACAGTTGGCACTCGATTTGATCGGCAGCGGACGAGCGACCACCGTGACCACCGGTGAACCCATGATCGTAACGCTGGACGAATTCGAGCAAGAGGACGTCGAGACGGATGAGTCTGATTCAACCGATCCGAAAAATAGCCCCTTTCAATCCAAAGGCAAACAATCCAAGTCTCAACTTGCTGACAACTCGGATGCGGAACCGCCGATTTTCACGGTGCAGCCGCCACAATCCAGCGAAATCACGATTCCGCTGCCCACCGAATCGACGGCCGACGACGTGACTGAACTGGTTTGGACGCAAACACGCCAAGCGGGCGTTTATCGATTCCGCCAGATACGTCCACAAGCCGATGGTCAGCGAGTCGTGACGTCAACCGTCCGAGTCGCCGAGGTTCCCGCCGAGGAATCGCAGCTGCGTGACACGGAACCCGAACGGATTGCCGCCGCAGCCGAGATGATTGGGGCCACCGTGCACAGCGAACTTGATTCGATCGTCACC
- a CDS encoding DUF58 domain-containing protein, producing MRILDLVTPRELSRVAALQLLARQIVEGFCSGRHRSPHKGFSVEFKEHRQYVPGDELKNIDWKAFGKSDRLYIREYEEETNLRCTLVVDRSGSMMYRGERSGGLSKDEYAQRLGASLAYLMLAQQDAAGVITFDDRPRTMVPTRGRPSHLRLVIEALSGPPPGLETDLGGAISMLVPKLGRRGLVVILSDAMGDLDTLNRSLAQIRSRKHEVIFFHILDPDEVDFPFTGRVQFHDLEERAEDQTVDAVSIRKAYLERLEKHNLQLRDICRRHRVDLVNIRTDQSYDDALHQYVALRRQLS from the coding sequence ATGCGAATCCTGGATCTCGTCACCCCTCGCGAACTCTCACGTGTCGCGGCTCTGCAATTGTTGGCGCGGCAGATCGTCGAGGGGTTCTGCTCGGGACGACACCGCTCACCGCACAAAGGGTTCAGCGTCGAATTCAAAGAACATCGTCAATACGTCCCCGGTGACGAACTAAAAAACATCGACTGGAAGGCCTTTGGAAAGAGCGATCGGCTGTACATCCGCGAATACGAAGAAGAGACGAACCTGCGGTGCACATTGGTGGTCGACCGCAGCGGTTCGATGATGTATCGCGGCGAGCGATCGGGCGGACTAAGCAAGGACGAATATGCTCAGCGGTTGGGAGCGTCATTGGCCTATCTGATGCTGGCCCAACAAGACGCCGCGGGCGTGATCACCTTTGACGATCGACCACGAACGATGGTCCCCACTCGCGGTCGCCCATCACACCTGCGGCTTGTCATCGAAGCACTCAGCGGGCCGCCACCTGGGCTGGAAACGGATCTGGGCGGAGCGATCAGCATGTTAGTCCCCAAACTCGGCCGACGTGGGTTGGTTGTCATTCTGTCCGACGCGATGGGAGACCTTGATACGCTGAACCGATCGTTAGCACAAATTCGCTCGCGTAAACACGAAGTCATCTTCTTTCACATCCTGGATCCTGACGAAGTCGATTTTCCGTTCACCGGACGCGTTCAATTTCACGACCTCGAAGAACGTGCCGAAGATCAAACCGTCGACGCGGTCTCCATTCGCAAAGCCTACCTCGAGCGACTCGAAAAACACAACCTGCAACTGCGTGACATCTGCCGACGTCATCGAGTCGATTTGGTCAACATCCGCACCGACCAATCGTACGACGACGCGTTGCATCAATACGTTGCCCTGCGGAGGCAATTGTCATGA
- a CDS encoding DNA-binding transcriptional regulator: MLQKKRVALMIETSTIYGRELLKGVIRFRQTHHDWSIFLEQRDLTAKPPAWLADWKGSGIISRVTTPEFAKAVRKSGIPIVELTDRGQDYGFPVIRSDDDEIARLAAEHLIERGFQNFAYCGFEHEEWSTRRETSFARYVAQPDKQCAIYRSVWQGPDARTAEDERTELVRWLHSLPLPVGIYCCSDVRGQQVLEACAQADLVIPEEVAVIGTDNDSVICELCDPSMTSVIPDAEETGFQAASLLSRLMDGEKPDELLHVIRPVGIEVRQSSDIVAIDDPSIATALSYIRENACSGITVQDVIAHSGLSRSTLERQLRKLLSRSPQQEIRHVQIKRARQLLMETDLPMDRIAALCGFDHPEYMHVVFRRETNMTPGQYRRNLRATK; encoded by the coding sequence ATGCTGCAGAAAAAACGCGTTGCGTTGATGATCGAAACTTCAACGATTTATGGGCGGGAATTGCTGAAGGGAGTCATACGGTTTCGGCAGACGCACCACGATTGGTCGATCTTTCTCGAACAGCGCGATCTGACCGCGAAACCGCCGGCATGGCTGGCGGATTGGAAGGGAAGTGGGATCATTTCGCGTGTCACGACGCCCGAGTTTGCCAAGGCGGTCCGCAAAAGTGGCATTCCGATCGTTGAATTGACCGACCGTGGTCAAGATTATGGGTTCCCGGTGATTCGTAGCGATGACGATGAAATTGCTCGCTTGGCAGCCGAACATTTGATCGAACGGGGCTTTCAGAATTTTGCCTATTGTGGTTTCGAGCACGAAGAGTGGTCGACGCGGCGGGAAACCTCTTTCGCGCGGTACGTTGCCCAGCCCGACAAGCAATGCGCGATCTATCGCTCGGTATGGCAGGGGCCCGACGCGAGAACGGCCGAGGACGAGCGGACCGAGCTCGTCCGCTGGCTTCACAGTCTGCCATTGCCGGTCGGGATCTACTGTTGCAGCGACGTCCGCGGTCAACAGGTACTCGAGGCGTGTGCCCAAGCCGATTTGGTGATCCCCGAAGAAGTCGCGGTGATCGGAACCGACAACGACAGCGTGATTTGCGAACTTTGTGATCCGTCGATGACCAGCGTGATTCCCGATGCGGAAGAGACGGGGTTCCAGGCCGCTAGTTTGTTGTCGCGATTGATGGACGGCGAAAAGCCGGATGAACTGCTGCACGTGATTCGTCCGGTTGGAATCGAAGTTCGGCAATCGTCCGATATCGTGGCAATCGATGACCCCTCGATCGCGACCGCGCTGTCCTACATTCGCGAGAACGCTTGTAGCGGGATTACGGTCCAAGATGTGATCGCTCATTCGGGACTCTCACGCAGTACCTTGGAACGGCAACTGCGAAAACTGCTCAGCCGGTCGCCTCAACAAGAGATCCGCCACGTGCAAATCAAACGAGCCCGTCAATTGTTGATGGAGACCGATCTGCCGATGGACCGGATTGCGGCGCTTTGCGGTTTCGATCATCCCGAATACATGCACGTCGTGTTTCGCCGCGAAACCAACATGACCCCCGGGCAATATCGGCGGAATCTGCGAGCGACCAAATAG
- a CDS encoding OsmC family protein, with the protein MSVNIQAVYTGNLGVRATHGPSGNQLTTDAPVDNGGQGTSFSPTDLVATALGSCVLTILGLVSQRHDVDLTGTKVSVTKEMIAQPVRRIGRLETIVTVPAGLANDAAMRDRLEAAARKCPVHQSLHPDIDAPITFIYE; encoded by the coding sequence ATGTCTGTCAATATCCAAGCGGTCTACACTGGCAATCTCGGCGTCCGCGCAACCCATGGGCCGAGCGGCAATCAGCTGACGACCGACGCACCCGTGGACAACGGTGGGCAGGGAACCAGTTTTTCACCGACCGATTTGGTGGCCACGGCGCTGGGCAGCTGTGTGCTAACGATCCTGGGGCTGGTCTCGCAGCGGCATGATGTCGACTTGACGGGAACCAAGGTTAGCGTGACCAAAGAAATGATCGCGCAACCGGTTCGCCGAATCGGACGACTTGAAACCATTGTCACGGTCCCCGCCGGATTGGCGAACGATGCGGCGATGCGAGATCGATTGGAAGCAGCGGCGCGAAAGTGCCCCGTCCACCAAAGTTTGCATCCCGATATCGATGCGCCGATCACGTTTATCTACGAGTGA
- a CDS encoding efflux RND transporter periplasmic adaptor subunit — MKFSLKTLLWGILIVAAVMASIFAMFPEPIEVDAATASIGTLQVTVQEDGKTRIREKYIVSAPVMGRVSRIELDAGDHCSEATLLAVILPSVPAFLDARSQAEATARVQAAQAALRRAESASEQAVINHELANTKFARAEKLRPSNAISQSEYDIAKTEQLATAQAIQTARFDVEIAKYELAMAEAAVEQFAETNDDTAVEPFEIMSPITGRVLRVIQQSSAVIPVGTPLIELGDPRNLEIEIDVLSTDAVRIKPGAKLTIEHWGGETPLNGYVRVIEPGAFTKVSSLGVEEQRVNVIADFNEPPERIASLGDGYRVETRIIVNELSDVLRIPNSALFRHQRKWHVLTIVGGKATLQPVEIGMQNESQTQIIEGLNVNDQVIVYPSDTLTPGTAVRAKPSS, encoded by the coding sequence ATGAAGTTTTCACTAAAGACGCTGCTGTGGGGCATCTTGATCGTGGCCGCGGTGATGGCATCGATTTTCGCGATGTTCCCCGAGCCAATCGAAGTCGATGCCGCGACGGCGTCGATTGGAACGCTGCAGGTCACGGTGCAGGAGGACGGCAAGACTCGCATTCGCGAAAAATACATTGTGTCTGCGCCCGTGATGGGACGCGTCTCGCGAATCGAACTCGATGCGGGTGACCATTGTAGCGAAGCGACGCTGTTGGCCGTCATCTTGCCGAGCGTCCCGGCGTTTTTAGACGCCCGCAGCCAAGCCGAAGCCACGGCGCGAGTCCAGGCCGCGCAGGCGGCACTGCGGCGAGCCGAATCCGCCAGCGAACAAGCGGTGATTAATCACGAATTGGCAAACACCAAATTCGCACGCGCTGAAAAACTGCGTCCCTCGAATGCGATTTCACAGAGTGAATATGACATTGCAAAAACCGAACAATTGGCAACCGCACAAGCGATTCAAACCGCACGCTTTGACGTGGAAATTGCAAAATACGAATTGGCGATGGCCGAAGCCGCCGTCGAGCAGTTTGCTGAAACGAATGACGACACTGCCGTCGAACCGTTTGAAATCATGTCCCCCATCACCGGCCGCGTGCTTCGCGTGATCCAGCAAAGTTCCGCTGTGATTCCGGTGGGGACGCCGCTGATCGAATTGGGAGACCCACGCAATCTCGAGATTGAGATCGACGTGCTGTCCACCGACGCGGTGCGAATCAAACCCGGGGCCAAATTGACCATCGAACATTGGGGAGGCGAAACACCGCTGAACGGTTATGTGCGAGTGATTGAACCGGGGGCGTTTACCAAGGTCTCGTCGCTCGGCGTGGAAGAGCAGCGAGTCAACGTGATCGCCGACTTCAACGAGCCTCCCGAACGCATCGCGTCACTCGGTGATGGCTACCGCGTCGAAACGCGAATCATCGTCAACGAACTATCAGATGTTTTGCGGATCCCCAACAGCGCACTGTTTCGTCATCAACGCAAATGGCATGTGTTGACCATCGTCGGCGGCAAGGCAACGCTTCAGCCCGTCGAAATTGGGATGCAAAACGAATCGCAAACACAAATCATCGAGGGGCTGAACGTGAATGACCAAGTGATCGTCTATCCAAGCGACACCTTAACGCCAGGCACGGCGGTGCGAGCAAAGCCCAGCTCCTAA
- a CDS encoding ABC transporter permease: protein MRKLDQKLLRDLFHMKGQVFAILGVIAAGVATFVMSMCAYHSLETSKATFYRDFRFADVFAQTSRSPNAILPRIREIDGIAAVETRLVFDVLLDVPEMSEPATARLISVPDSGECLLNKIYISRGRMIEPQRTGEVVVSEVFAEAHGFVAGDTVSAVINGKRQTLKIVGVAMSPEYVMQIQPGSIMPDNKRFGVFWMNERDLEAAFDMAGAFNSVSLKLAYGSNVDEVIDHLDRLLKPYGSVGGYDRSEQISHQYISDELKQLRVMAIMSPAIFLSVASFLLNIVVSRIIIQQREQIAALKAFGYSNAQVGFHYLNFVLLISVSGTIVGSGFGIWMASGMTKMYGEFYKFPFLTIQIDAMSIALGFLMTTTAACLGTWISVGKAIRLPPAEAMRPEPPPRFKPTLLERIVPRDKLPAEMRMILRNIARYPIKAGFSVLGIAMAAAVMVLGSFSLDAMNYMMDFQFRLAQRQDLMVTFIEPATASVMYEVRNLDGVLDSETFRSVATRIHFQNRSRRVGLMGLERDASLYRLLDKNEKAVVVPEFGVMLNTKLARLLGVNRGDFVTVEVLEDKRPTLTIEVTALVEEYAGINAYINKQQMHAMLKESNVASGAFLKVDSNRIDDVFKELELRPGVASVTIKDAVLISFRQTVAENILVMRSFIIFFAAVIAMGVVYNSARIALSERSRDLATMRVIGFTQGEVSMVLLGEITLFTLVAIPLGCGIGYGLAGLMASGLDTENYRIPLVVSRDTYALACGVVIIATFLSGWVVQRRIFHLDLVGVLKTRE from the coding sequence ATGCGAAAGCTGGATCAAAAATTGCTGCGAGATCTGTTCCACATGAAGGGGCAAGTGTTTGCCATCCTCGGTGTGATCGCCGCCGGGGTGGCAACGTTTGTGATGTCGATGTGCGCGTACCACTCGCTTGAAACCAGCAAAGCGACATTCTATCGCGATTTCCGCTTTGCCGACGTGTTTGCCCAAACAAGCCGCAGCCCTAACGCCATTTTGCCTCGCATTCGCGAAATCGACGGCATCGCGGCGGTCGAGACGCGATTGGTTTTCGATGTGCTGTTGGATGTGCCGGAGATGTCGGAACCCGCGACCGCACGATTGATTTCAGTCCCCGATTCCGGCGAGTGTTTGCTGAACAAGATCTACATTTCGCGTGGCCGGATGATTGAACCCCAGCGCACGGGCGAAGTCGTGGTGTCCGAGGTGTTTGCCGAAGCACATGGATTTGTTGCCGGCGACACCGTCAGCGCGGTCATCAATGGCAAACGACAAACGCTAAAAATTGTCGGCGTTGCGATGTCGCCCGAATACGTGATGCAGATTCAACCGGGCAGCATCATGCCCGACAACAAACGCTTTGGCGTTTTCTGGATGAACGAGCGAGATCTCGAAGCGGCCTTTGATATGGCGGGAGCGTTCAACAGTGTGTCGCTAAAACTTGCTTATGGCAGCAACGTTGACGAAGTGATCGATCATCTCGATCGGTTACTAAAGCCGTATGGAAGTGTAGGCGGCTACGATCGCAGTGAGCAGATTTCGCATCAATACATCTCGGACGAACTGAAGCAACTACGTGTCATGGCGATCATGTCGCCGGCGATCTTTCTATCGGTCGCCTCGTTCCTGCTAAACATCGTTGTCTCGCGGATCATCATTCAACAGCGCGAACAAATCGCGGCGCTCAAAGCATTCGGGTACAGCAATGCTCAAGTCGGCTTTCATTACTTAAACTTCGTGCTGCTCATTTCCGTCAGCGGAACCATCGTCGGCAGCGGATTCGGGATATGGATGGCGTCAGGGATGACGAAGATGTACGGCGAGTTTTACAAATTCCCGTTTCTGACGATCCAGATCGACGCGATGTCGATTGCATTGGGTTTTCTTATGACGACGACCGCCGCCTGCTTGGGAACATGGATCTCCGTTGGCAAGGCCATTCGGTTGCCGCCTGCCGAGGCAATGCGTCCTGAGCCGCCACCCCGATTCAAACCGACGCTGCTAGAGAGGATCGTGCCGCGAGACAAATTGCCCGCGGAAATGCGAATGATTTTGCGGAACATCGCTCGCTACCCGATCAAGGCCGGCTTTTCCGTACTAGGAATCGCGATGGCGGCGGCGGTGATGGTGCTGGGAAGCTTCTCGCTTGATGCGATGAACTACATGATGGATTTCCAGTTCCGATTGGCACAGCGGCAAGATTTGATGGTCACGTTTATCGAACCGGCAACGGCGTCGGTGATGTACGAGGTCCGCAACTTGGACGGCGTGTTGGACAGCGAAACATTCCGCAGCGTGGCGACTCGGATTCATTTCCAGAATCGATCTCGACGCGTCGGATTGATGGGGCTCGAGCGTGATGCGTCACTGTATCGTTTGCTTGACAAAAACGAGAAAGCGGTGGTGGTGCCCGAATTCGGAGTGATGCTGAACACCAAACTTGCTCGTTTGCTTGGGGTAAATCGAGGCGACTTTGTTACCGTCGAAGTGCTCGAGGACAAACGGCCGACCTTGACGATCGAAGTCACCGCACTTGTCGAAGAATACGCGGGCATCAATGCCTACATCAACAAGCAACAAATGCATGCGATGTTGAAAGAATCCAATGTTGCATCCGGAGCGTTTTTGAAAGTCGATTCGAATCGAATCGATGATGTTTTTAAAGAGCTGGAACTTCGCCCGGGCGTCGCCAGCGTGACGATCAAGGACGCGGTGCTAATCAGTTTCCGCCAAACGGTAGCGGAAAACATTCTCGTGATGAGGTCGTTCATCATTTTCTTTGCCGCTGTGATTGCGATGGGGGTGGTTTACAATAGCGCTCGCATCGCGTTGTCCGAACGCAGTCGTGACCTTGCGACGATGCGTGTGATCGGGTTCACGCAAGGCGAGGTTTCGATGGTGTTGCTAGGCGAAATTACTTTGTTCACGCTGGTGGCGATTCCGCTTGGATGTGGGATTGGCTACGGTTTGGCCGGGTTGATGGCCAGCGGGCTGGACACCGAAAACTACCGCATCCCTTTGGTGGTCAGCCGCGATACCTACGCACTGGCCTGCGGCGTTGTCATCATCGCAACGTTTTTATCGGGGTGGGTGGTCCAGCGACGCATCTTCCATCTTGATTTGGTCGGCGTGCTCAAAACACGAGAATAA
- a CDS encoding ABC transporter ATP-binding protein, which produces MTTPKMQSDSNQDSCVFCVRGVTKIYDMGEVQVQALRGIDLELYEHEFVVMLGASGSGKSTLLNILGGLDVPTAGSVHYHRNELTTASDTDRTRYRRDHVGFVFQFYNLIPSLTARENVELITEIAKSPMDAMDALEMVRMKDRANHFPAQLSGGEQQRVAIARAIAKNPAVLLCDEPTGALDVQTGILVLEAISRINRELGTTTAVITHNAVISQMADRVISLSDGMIAGITDNPDRIQASQLRW; this is translated from the coding sequence TTGACGACGCCTAAAATGCAATCCGACAGCAATCAAGACAGTTGCGTGTTTTGTGTTCGTGGTGTCACCAAGATTTATGACATGGGCGAAGTCCAAGTGCAGGCGCTGCGAGGAATCGATCTCGAACTGTACGAACATGAATTTGTTGTGATGCTCGGAGCCTCTGGAAGCGGAAAATCGACACTACTGAACATCCTAGGCGGATTGGACGTGCCCACCGCAGGCAGCGTCCATTACCACCGCAACGAATTGACGACGGCTAGCGATACGGACCGCACGCGTTACCGCCGCGACCACGTCGGGTTTGTTTTCCAGTTCTACAATTTGATTCCGAGTTTGACGGCACGCGAAAACGTCGAACTGATCACCGAGATTGCCAAGTCACCGATGGATGCGATGGACGCATTGGAGATGGTGCGGATGAAGGACCGCGCGAATCATTTCCCTGCTCAGTTGTCTGGCGGAGAGCAGCAGCGAGTTGCGATCGCACGGGCGATTGCCAAGAATCCAGCCGTGCTGTTGTGTGATGAACCGACCGGGGCGTTGGATGTCCAAACCGGAATATTGGTCCTGGAAGCCATCTCGCGAATCAACCGCGAACTTGGCACGACCACAGCCGTCATCACGCATAACGCGGTGATTTCGCAAATGGCAGACCGTGTCATTTCATTGTCGGATGGAATGATCGCCGGCATCACCGACAACCCCGATCGAATCCAAGCATCTCAATTGCGGTGGTAA
- a CDS encoding DUF1559 domain-containing protein, with protein MKTSRRQRGFTLVELLVVIAIIGVLVGLLLPAVQAAREAARRMSCSNNFKQLGLALHNYHSAYQQLPMQGTGTFDPAADKGTGDVKPGHNARRLSFLVGMLPFMEQQGLWEQISNPYQGWAAMGPTGWQSAYEPWGTQVAGLRCPSDPAQSTWGIATTNYAGNCIGDSPSYAHAGVWEFSGTSWKQDVIEKRRGCTRGFFVPRHNSKFRDVLDGLANTVAMGEIVNGLGDNDARTVVNQNHGWGGTGVRSRADVCKKDLDPERPQFWKPGLTSLETASSRSRGARWSYSLPLFTGTSYSTAPNSELCFGANWENSGQAPTGSHHQGGAHVLMGDGAVKFITDSVDCGDVSSPAVMPGDSTMLPAGAESPYGLFGALGTRANKETIDGEF; from the coding sequence ATGAAAACGTCTCGGCGACAACGTGGTTTCACGTTGGTGGAATTATTGGTGGTCATCGCGATCATCGGGGTACTCGTAGGATTATTGCTTCCGGCAGTGCAGGCGGCTCGCGAAGCAGCGCGGCGGATGAGTTGCAGCAACAATTTCAAACAGCTGGGTTTGGCGCTGCATAACTATCATTCGGCTTACCAACAGTTGCCCATGCAAGGCACGGGGACGTTTGATCCGGCAGCCGACAAGGGCACCGGTGATGTCAAACCCGGCCACAACGCGCGGCGGTTAAGTTTCTTGGTCGGGATGCTGCCGTTCATGGAACAACAAGGTTTGTGGGAACAAATCAGTAACCCGTACCAAGGTTGGGCCGCGATGGGACCAACCGGCTGGCAATCAGCGTACGAGCCGTGGGGGACGCAGGTTGCTGGGTTGCGTTGTCCAAGTGACCCGGCGCAATCGACCTGGGGCATCGCGACGACCAACTACGCAGGCAACTGCATCGGTGATTCTCCGAGCTATGCGCATGCTGGTGTGTGGGAGTTTTCGGGAACCAGTTGGAAGCAAGACGTGATCGAAAAACGACGTGGGTGCACACGCGGCTTTTTTGTTCCACGACACAACAGCAAGTTTCGCGATGTTTTGGATGGATTGGCCAACACCGTAGCGATGGGCGAAATCGTCAACGGTCTCGGTGACAACGACGCGCGAACGGTGGTCAATCAAAATCATGGTTGGGGCGGCACGGGCGTTCGCAGCCGCGCGGACGTTTGTAAAAAGGACCTCGACCCCGAACGACCGCAATTTTGGAAACCGGGGCTGACGTCGCTGGAAACGGCATCGTCACGATCGCGTGGGGCACGGTGGAGTTACTCATTGCCGCTGTTCACCGGCACCAGCTATTCGACGGCGCCCAATAGTGAATTGTGCTTTGGCGCGAACTGGGAAAACTCGGGCCAAGCCCCCACCGGCAGCCATCATCAAGGCGGTGCCCACGTGTTGATGGGCGACGGTGCGGTCAAATTCATCACCGACTCGGTCGATTGTGGCGATGTTTCGTCGCCCGCAGTGATGCCTGGTGATTCGACGATGCTTCCTGCCGGAGCCGAAAGTCCCTACGGATTGTTTGGGGCGTTGGGAACCCGGGCGAACAAGGAAACCATCGACGGCGAATTCTAA